One window of the Lodderomyces elongisporus chromosome 6, complete sequence genome contains the following:
- the mrpl38 gene encoding 54S ribosomal protein L38, mitochondrial (BUSCO:EOG09265HP0) produces the protein MIYLKTLLNVIDNSGAQIVECIKVSRHGPKTAGNIGDIITCVVKKARPEPLGPGGKVSTQLANKVKRRDVCKAVIVRQKSPLRRPDGSVIRFDDNACVLINKNKEPIGTRINSVVAKELRERGFNKIASLAPRTW, from the coding sequence ATGATATACCTCAAGACACTTCTCAACGTGATAGACAACTCTGGTGCCCAAATCGTTGAATGTATAAAGGTGTCTCGTCACGGTCCAAAAACAGCAGGAAACATTGGAGACATTATCACATGTGTCGTCAAGAAGGCACGTCCCGAACCTTTAGGTCCAGGTGGCAAAGTCAGCACACAATTAGCTAATAAAGTCAAGAGAAGAGACGTTTGTAAGGCAGTAATTGTAAGGCAGAAATCGCCGTTGAGAAGACCAGATGGTTCAGTGATTAGGTTTGATGATAATGCGTGTGTCTTGATCAACAAGAATAAGGAACCTATCGGTACAAGAATCAACTCAGTAGTGGCGAAAGAGTTGAGGGAAAGAGGCTTCAACAAGATTGCATCATTAGCACCAAGAACATGGTAG
- the MTR10 gene encoding Nuclear import receptor (BUSCO:EOG09260Z5E), protein MASNNILPELNNALTTMYSNASRDDKLNATHFLEQFQKSQEAWPTVHQILSKKSSDGNVQLQLFAAQTLRSKIIYDLSSQIQEADYEALKSSVLSLLKLYHAPSEKLIRTQLAVAMSQLALQYLSWKNATGEIVTSLSESSELTYVLLEFLKILPEELSDVKKSHLTDEEYNQRSAELITDQVEPVITVLKHLAESNTQQNPTLNAAILDCLNSWITEAPVEQILNIQSLTALIFQSLTHDGTFDKAIECLVTIIRETRDIDNYQIIDALYQQIVQLNKFMHDNPDQLEDPEKVDGLTRLYVECGESWHALIARNPKHFKPLVEILLECTNNKEDLDVVKYTFQFWFLLKQLIVMPKFEEARNEFKEVYLKLISIIIALLTYPIVEGDITNNLFDGDKEQEDKFKEFRYEMGDVLKDCCAVVGASKALEVPFQQIQSILASSQGQWQSLEAPLFSMRTMAKEVPKKEHTILPTIMSYLVRLPEHPKVRYAATLVLGRYTEWTAKNPEFLEPQLQYITKGFEVANNNNEIMMATSHALMYFCQDCAELLVNYLEQLYLLYGQVRNQVDLESNYELMEGLAHVVAKVPEENLYKTSEMFLQPTIDNLQSLSSGTVSDASNKEIAEQLEIITIFVNVLKINEFEKPTYPIATLFIEKIWPLTTSILNQFQQSLAINEACMKLFKTAILSLSSYLNPLLPQIAEVLHQGFNQTHYGCYLWVTGVVIRVFGDDEFSSPEITTAVYEFGLQQCQSFFEHFSSHKSETEVRSHPDVIEDFFRMLNDLLMFFPFKLILNYDLLNSISKVVDITLTVINEYNPIISCIHFLIDLVSWGLEHPPISLFEQQDTESLKQAIKQFLVADAHGGEILRVLIQGLIFKFPADAQQDANDLILKILIVVPSNEMAINWLKLAVHQLPNVNDKESDRLFSTVTIALQNKDNRRVRSSLRDFINWYLRKNVTPRSEF, encoded by the coding sequence ATGGCTTCTAACAATATCTTACCCGAGCTCAATAATGCATTGACGACAATGTACTCCAACGCATCGAGAGATGACAAGCTCAATGCAACTCATTTCCTTGAACAGTTTCAGAAATCACAAGAGGCATGGCCCACAGTACACCAAATATTGAGCAAAAAATCATCCGATGGCAATGTGCAACTACAACTATTTGCTGCACAAACACTAAGATCCAAGATCATTTACGATCTCTCTAGTCAAATCCAAGAAGCCGACTACGAAGCATTGAAAAGCTCTGTTTTGAGCCTACTCAAACTATACCATGCACCAAGTGAAAAGCTTATAAGGACACAATTGGCAGTAGCAATGTCGCAATTAGCATTACAATATCTTTCATGGAAGAATGCCACGGGTGAAATAGTGACGAGTCTATCGGAATCATCCGAACTCACATATGTGCTATTggagtttttgaaaattttacCAGAAGAATTATCAGATGTCAAAAAGTCGCATTTGACAGATGAGGAGTATAACCAAAGGTCGGCAGAGTTGATCACAGACCAAGTAGAACCAGTTATTACCGTATTGAAACACCTTGCCGAAAGCAACACACAACAAAATCCTACACTCAACGCAGCCATATTGGATTGTTTAAACAGTTGGATCACTGAAGCCCCAGTAGAGCAAATCCTCAACATCCAATCTTTAACCGCActaatttttcaaagtttaACACATGATGGCACATTTGACAAGGCAATCGAATGTTTGGTGACAATCATTAGAGAAACAAGGgacattgacaattacCAAATAATTGACGCACTTTACCAACAAATAGTCCAACTAAACAAATTCATGCACGATAATCCAGATCAGTTGGAGGATCCTGAGAAAGTAGACGGATTGACTAGACTTTATGTTGAATGTGGAGAGTCATGGCATGCACTCATTGCGAGAAATCCAAAACACTTTAAACCACTCGTTGAGATCCTTTTGGAATgtaccaacaacaaagaagatTTGGATGTGGTGAAATACACGTTCCAATTTTGGTTCTTGCTCAAGCAATTGATTGTTATGCCGAAATTTGAAGAGGCAAGAAATGAATTTAAGGAAGTTTACCTCAAACTTATTAGCATCATCATTGCACTTTTAACGTACCCCATAGTCGAAGGAGATATCACCAACAACTTGTTTGACGGCGATAAAGAACAGGAAGATAAATTTAAAGAATTCAGATACGAAATGGGCGATGTTTTAAAAGATTGTTGCGCCGTTGTGGGAGCATCAAAGGCATTGGAAGTACCTTTCCAGCAAATCCAAAGTATATTGGCAAGCCTGCAAGGTCAATGGCAATCGCTCGAAGCTCCCCTTTTCTCAATGAGAACAATGGCAAAAGAAGTTCCTAAAAAAGAACACACCATCTTGCCCACAATCATGTCATATTTGGTAAGATTACCAGAACATCCAAAAGTCAGGTACGCAGCAACATTGGTGTTGGGAAGATACACTGAGTGGACTGCAAAGAACCCGGAGTTTTTGGAGCCGCAACTTCAATATATCACCAAAGGTTTCGAGGTagccaacaacaacaatgagATAATGATGGCCACCTCGCATGCGTTGATGTACTTTTGCCAGGATTGTGCAGAGCTTCTTGTCAACTATTTGGAACAGTTGTATTTGCTTTACGGACAAGTGCGGAATCAAGTTGATCTTGAGTCTAATTATGAATTGATGGAAGGTCTTGCTCATGTCGTTGCCAAAGTACCAGAGGAAAACTTGTACAAAACCTCGGAGATGTTTTTGCAGCCAACAATAGATAATTTGCAAAGCTTGTCATCTGGCACAGTTTCGGATGCATCGAATAAGGAAATTGCTGAGCAACTTGAGATTATCACCATTTTTGTAAACGTCTTGAAGATCAATGAGTTTGAAAAACCAACGTATCCTATCGCCACTTtatttattgaaaaaatctGGCCATTAACCACATCAATCTTGAATCAATTTCAACAGTCACTTGCAATTAACGAAGCTTGTATGAAATTGTTCAAGACCGCAATATTATCGCTTAGTTCCTACTTGAACCCCTTATTGCCGCAAATTGCCGAAGTGTTGCACCAAGGCTTCAATCAAACTCACTATGGGTGTTACTTGTGGGTCACTGGTGTAGTCATTAGAGTATTTGGAGACGATGAATTTTCATCTCCTGAAATCACAACTGCAGTCTACGAATTTGGATTACAACAATGTCAATCCTTTTTTGAGCATTTCTCGAGTCACAAGAGCGAGACAGAAGTTAGGCTGCACCCTGATGTTATTGAAGATTTCTTCCGCATGTTGAATGATttattgatgtttttcCCATTCAAACTTATCTTGAATTACGATTTGTTGAATTCAATCTCAAAAGTCGTTGATATCACATTAACTGTGATTAATGAGTACAATCCAATCATCTCATGTATCCATTTCCTCATCGACTTGGTCTCGTGGGGTTTGGAGCACCCAcctatttctttatttgaaCAACAGGATACAGAGAGTTTAAAACAAGCAATTAAGCAGTTTCTTGTGGCGGATGCACATGGTGGTGAAATTTTGAGAGTATTAATACAAGGattaattttcaaatttcctGCTGATGCACAACAGGATGCAAATGACTTGATTTTGAAGATCCTTATTGTTGTGCCCAGTAATGAAATGGCAATAAATTGGCTCAAACTTGCAGTACACCAATTACCTAATGTAAATGACAAAGAAAGCGATCGTTTGTTTAGCACCGTTACTATTGCATTGCAGAATAAGGACAATAGGAGAGTCAGATCGTCATTAAGAGATTTCATAAACTGGTATTTGAGGAAAAACGTGACACCAAGATCtgaattttga